The following coding sequences lie in one Bacteroides helcogenes P 36-108 genomic window:
- a CDS encoding ABC transporter permease translates to MLRRNWTVPYALFLLIFAIVPLLLIVLYAFTDAEGALTFANFRKFMMHPEALNTFIYSIGIAVITTLTCLILGYPAAYILSQKQFNTSQTMVVLFILPMWVNILIRTLATVALFDFLNLPLGQGALVFGMVYNFLPFMIYPIYNTLQKMDHNLIEAAQDLGAPPAKVFGKVILPLSMPGIMSGIVMVFMPTVSTFAIAELLTMNNIKLFGTTVQENIYNGMWNYGAALSLIMLLLIGVTILFTSDEDGASNESGGVI, encoded by the coding sequence ATGCTCCGGCGCAACTGGACAGTACCATACGCGCTGTTTTTGCTCATATTTGCCATAGTACCGTTGCTGCTCATCGTACTTTATGCCTTTACCGATGCTGAAGGAGCGTTGACATTTGCCAACTTTCGCAAGTTTATGATGCATCCCGAAGCACTGAACACATTTATCTATTCCATCGGAATCGCTGTAATAACAACACTTACTTGCCTCATTCTCGGCTACCCAGCAGCGTATATTCTCAGCCAAAAACAGTTCAATACTTCACAAACCATGGTAGTGCTGTTCATCCTGCCCATGTGGGTAAACATCCTGATACGTACTCTTGCCACGGTAGCGCTGTTCGACTTCCTGAACTTACCATTAGGGCAAGGTGCATTGGTTTTCGGCATGGTGTACAACTTTCTGCCGTTCATGATTTACCCCATTTATAACACACTTCAAAAGATGGACCACAACCTGATAGAAGCAGCCCAGGATCTGGGAGCACCACCCGCCAAAGTATTCGGCAAAGTAATTCTTCCCCTTTCCATGCCAGGCATCATGAGTGGCATTGTGATGGTATTCATGCCCACGGTCAGCACCTTTGCCATTGCCGAGTTACTGACAATGAACAACATCAAACTTTTCGGAACTACAGTGCAGGAGAACATTTACAACGGAATGTGGAACTACGGCGCCGCCCTCTCGCTCATCATGTTATTGCTGATAGGCGTAACCATCCTCTTCACCAGTGACGAAGACGGAGCATCGAATGAAAGCGGAGGAGTGATATGA
- a CDS encoding ABC transporter permease, producing MMTRILAKGYLWMLLALLYSPILIIMIFSFTEAKVLGNWTGFSTKLYSSLFTGGMHHSLASAIGNTFAIAMIAATASTALGCIAAIGIFNLRSRTRQVMNFANAIPMMNADIITGVSLFLLFVSFGISQGFTTVILAHITFCTPYVVLSVTPRLKKMNQNVYEAALDLGATPFQALRKVILPEILPGMISGFILAFTLSIDDFAVTIFTIGNEGLETLSTYIYADARKGGLTPELRPLSTIIFVTVLVLLVVINKRAEKSKKEK from the coding sequence ATGATGACACGTATTTTGGCAAAAGGTTATCTTTGGATGCTGTTGGCACTACTTTATTCGCCTATCCTGATTATCATGATCTTCTCGTTCACAGAAGCTAAAGTATTGGGTAACTGGACAGGATTCTCCACCAAGCTATACAGTTCGCTTTTTACGGGCGGCATGCACCACTCACTGGCAAGTGCGATAGGAAACACATTTGCCATCGCAATGATAGCAGCTACTGCCTCCACGGCACTTGGCTGTATTGCAGCCATCGGCATCTTCAACTTGCGCTCACGCACACGGCAAGTGATGAATTTCGCCAATGCCATCCCCATGATGAACGCAGACATTATCACCGGTGTTTCACTGTTCCTGCTATTCGTCAGCTTTGGCATTTCACAAGGCTTCACAACAGTGATACTGGCACACATCACATTCTGTACACCCTATGTAGTACTCAGTGTAACGCCCCGACTCAAGAAAATGAACCAGAATGTTTATGAAGCAGCACTGGATTTAGGGGCTACACCGTTTCAGGCATTACGGAAAGTGATTCTCCCGGAAATATTACCAGGCATGATAAGCGGTTTTATCCTCGCCTTCACGCTCTCCATCGATGACTTTGCCGTAACAATCTTCACCATTGGCAACGAAGGATTGGAAACGCTTTCCACCTATATCTATGCCGATGCACGCAAAGGAGGACTGACACCGGAACTTCGCCCATTGTCCACCATCATTTTTGTGACAGTGCTGGTATTATTGGTCGTAATCAACAAGCGAGCGGAAAAATCAAAGAAAGAGAAATAA
- a CDS encoding ABC transporter substrate-binding protein produces MKRLINILISLCSIVLLTSCGNLVRERSHILKIYNWADYIDEEVLAEFPIWYKQQTGEDIRIIYQVFDINEIMLTKIERGHEDFDVVCPSEYIIERMLRKNLLLPIDRNFGKAPDYTPNVSPYIRQELNKISLPERTTTDYAVPYMWGTAGILFNKKFITTEEASSWHSLWNPKNKGKILMKDSYRDAYGTAIIYAHAKQLTDSAITVEQLMNDNSPEAIYLAEKYLKMMKPNIAGWEADFGKEMMTKGKAWINFTWSGDAVWAIEEADAVGVELDYAVPREGSNIWYDGWVIPRYARNVKAASYFINYLCQPEVALRNMDAIGYVSAVATSEIMEAKRDTTIKGFSDLSYFFGNIAGADSLQINPVQYPDRKIVERCAMIRDFGNRTELVLEMWSRVKGDNLNNGIVLLIFAVFGILFVWLVYGKIRRHKQKQRHHLRRKREK; encoded by the coding sequence ATGAAAAGATTGATAAACATACTGATTTCACTGTGCAGCATCGTACTTTTGACCTCTTGTGGAAACTTGGTCAGAGAACGTAGCCACATATTGAAAATATATAACTGGGCAGACTACATTGACGAAGAAGTGCTCGCCGAATTCCCCATCTGGTACAAACAGCAGACAGGTGAGGATATTCGCATCATCTACCAAGTATTTGACATCAACGAAATCATGCTGACCAAAATTGAGCGCGGACACGAAGATTTCGATGTCGTGTGCCCTTCGGAATACATCATCGAACGGATGCTTCGGAAAAACCTGCTTCTGCCTATCGACCGAAATTTCGGAAAAGCCCCAGACTACACCCCAAATGTATCTCCCTATATCCGGCAAGAGTTAAATAAAATAAGTTTACCAGAACGAACAACAACAGACTACGCCGTACCTTATATGTGGGGAACGGCCGGAATTCTATTCAACAAGAAGTTCATTACGACAGAAGAAGCCAGCAGTTGGCACAGTCTCTGGAATCCCAAGAACAAAGGAAAAATTCTGATGAAAGACAGCTACCGTGATGCTTATGGAACCGCCATCATCTACGCCCATGCCAAGCAATTGACAGACAGCGCCATCACCGTAGAACAGTTAATGAATGACAACTCTCCAGAAGCCATATACCTCGCCGAAAAATATCTCAAAATGATGAAACCAAATATTGCCGGTTGGGAAGCAGACTTCGGAAAGGAAATGATGACCAAAGGAAAAGCATGGATCAATTTCACATGGAGTGGTGATGCGGTATGGGCCATAGAAGAAGCCGATGCCGTAGGAGTGGAACTGGATTATGCCGTTCCCCGCGAAGGAAGCAACATTTGGTACGACGGATGGGTAATTCCACGGTATGCCCGCAATGTGAAGGCTGCAAGTTATTTCATCAACTACCTTTGTCAGCCCGAAGTAGCCCTGCGCAACATGGATGCTATCGGCTATGTCAGTGCCGTGGCAACCTCCGAAATCATGGAGGCGAAACGAGATACCACAATAAAAGGATTTTCAGACCTGAGTTATTTCTTTGGCAACATTGCCGGAGCAGACAGTCTGCAAATCAATCCAGTGCAATATCCCGACAGGAAAATAGTGGAACGCTGTGCAATGATACGTGACTTCGGAAACCGCACGGAACTGGTACTCGAAATGTGGAGCCGTGTGAAGGGCGACAATCTCAACAACGGCATCGTTCTGCTGATATTTGCAGTATTCGGCATTTTGTTCGTATGGCTGGTGTACGGAAAGATACGCAGACACAAGCAGAAGCAGCGTCATCATCTTCGCAGGAAAAGAGAAAAATAA